The sequence ATCATCACGGCCTGGGCCAGCGGGTAACCCGCCATGGTCAGCAGCTCCAGGCAGTTGTCGAACGTGGCGGTGTCGGACTGGCTGGCAAAGCTGATTGGATACAGCTTCTGCAGGTCGGCGCCCAGCACGGGCGAGGACATGACGCCCTCGCGCGCCTTCATCCAGTTGTAGTTGCCCTTGACGGTGTTGATCTCGCCGTTGTGCGCCACATAGCGGTAGGGGTGGGCCAGTGGCCATTCGGGGAAGGTGTTGGTGGAGAAGCGCTGGTGCACCAGACCGAGGGCAGAGACGCAACGCTCGTCTTGCAGATCGCGGAAGTAGGTGCCCACCTGATCGGCCAGCAGCAGGCCCTTGTAGACCACGGTGCGGCTGCTCATGCTGACCACGTAATACTCTTTGCTGTGCGTGAGCTTGAGGCGCTGGATCGCGCCACTGGCCGTCTTGCGGATCACATACAGCTTGCGCTCCAGCGCGTCCTGCACGATCACGTCGTTGCCACGGCCGATGAAGACCTGGCGAATGATGGGTTCCTTTTCGCGCACGGTGGGCGACATCGGCATGTCGCGGTTCACCGGCACATTGCGCCAGCCCAACAGCACCTGGCCTTCGGCGGCAATGGCGCGCTCCATTTCCTGCTCGCAGGCCAGACGGCTCGCGTGCTCCTTGGGCATGAAGATCATGCCGACACCGTACTCGCCGGCCGGCGGCAGGGTGACGCCCTGCGCGGCCATTTCTTCCCGGTACAGCGCGTCGGGCAACTGGATCAACAGACCTGCGCCGTCGCCCATGAGCTTGTCGGCACCGACCGCGCCCCGGTGGTCCAGGTTTTCCAGAATCTTCAAGCCCTGCTGCACGATGCCGTGGCTCTTTTCGCCCTTGATGTGCGCCACGAAACCGACGCCACAGGCGTCGTGCTCGTTGGAAGGGTCGTACAGACCGTGTTGCTGGAGGTGCTGTTGCTCGGCTGCCGTGGTCATGGCGCTTCCTTCTCGGTTCGTGGGGCGTTGATGCAAATCGCGGACTGGGGAGCATATTGCATTGCAACAACAATGCCAAGCAGATTAATGGGGGTCAGATTCCAATTTCGTGCGCACGATTTTCAGATCGATCTTAATTGGGGACAGATCAAGTCCGAGCGGAGCTGCACCGCCGCACATCGTGATCAGCCTCCGTCCGAAGGTGGCATCGGAGGTCGACCGGCGCGCGCTTCGCTGATTCGCCGACTTGTCTGCTTCTGCAGGGTCTCCACAAAGCCTTCGTCGCCCAGCGCCCAGCCGTGCAGTGTGGCGTGCGTGATCGCCTGTTGTGCATCGGCGGCGAGCCCGGCACGCACCAATTCGGTGTAGGCCGCCTCCCGCGCAAAGGGCGTGTTCCCCAGACTCCACACCAAGGGATGGGGCGTCACCCGCCGGTCGCTGGTCTGTCCGATGAAGTGGCGGTGGCTGGACCAGACGTATTGCTTGGGATCGTTGACGATGCCCGCGCGCACGGGGTTCAGGTCCAGGTACGCCATGCAGGCCAGCAGGTAACGGTCGGTCTGGATCAGGGTGGACTTGTACCGCCCCTCCCACAGCGTGCCGGTGCGCTGGTACAGGTCGTTGAAGTACCGCACGTAGCGCCTGCCCACCGCCTGCATCATCAGCGGCACACCCTCGCCTGTCTCGGGTGTGAGCAGCAAGTGGAAGTGGTTGTCCATCAGCACATAGGCGTTGATCGCCACCTGGTGCTTTTTCGCGTTTTCGCCCATGAGTTCGAGCAGCACCTCGCGGTCGGCATCGGTCTTGACGATGGGCTGGCGGTTGTTGCCGCGCTGGATCACGTGGTGGGGATATCCGGCAACGGTGAGGCGAGGAAGGCGGGCCATGGCGTTTGGGAAGCTGGGAAATTGGAATCTGACCCCGATTAGACTGACCCCGATTAGACACCACCCCGCTGGTGCCACGCCGCTTGCAGGCGGCCAGCCAGCAGCAGCCCCAGCACAGACGAAGCGCCCGTGACCCACCAGGTGGACTGCCAGCCACCGGCCAGGGTGGCGACCCAGGCCACCAGCGGCGGGCCGATGAACTGGCCAAGAGCCGAGAACTGCTGCATCCAGCCGACCGTGGTGGACACGGTGTCTTCGCCCGGCGCCAGCACCACCGCCAGACCGAACAAGGTGCCGGGGATCAGCCCGCCCACGCCTGAGAACACCAGCACGGCCAGGTATTGCGCCACGGGATGCCCTGCCGCTGCAAACGTGATCACGGAGCCAAGCCCCATGGCGCAAAAACCACTGGCCAACAACACGCCAGGGCGCACACCCCGCGCCAGCAACCGGCCAGCGCCGATGTTGCCCACCATGTTGATGCCGGCGGCCAGTGCACTGAAGCCACCCACCGCCGCCGCCGTGTATCCGGCCTGCGCATAGATGGAAGGCAAGAACCCGATGACCGCCAGCCATTGGCCGGAATACAGAAAGAACGCGAGCGCCACCCACCAGGGTCCCGGCGCTTTCAGTGTTTTCCGCAAACGCGGGCCCCAGGCTTCAGCTCCCTTGGCGGCCGACATCTTCTCGGGCGCGACGCTGCGCGCCAGGAGCACGACCGAGGCCAGCGACATCAACGACAGCGCCAACCAGACCCATCGCCAACCGATCTGCCCAATGAGCGCACCGCCCAGCAACAACGCCAGCGCGGTGCCCAGCGGCATGTAAGCGCCCCACCAACCCAAAGCACGCGACAGTGTGGGCGCGTGCAACACGCGCCGGCGCAACAGGCCCGGCGCGGGCAGCACCGCGAGCAGAAAACCCACGCCTTCCACCACACGGGACACCAGAAGCACCTCGATGCCCGGCGCCACGGCGCCCAGCGCGCTGCCCAGCCCGAGCAGCACCAGGCCGATCAACATGACTCGCCTTGGCCCGAGCCGGTCGGCCATGAGCCCGACCGCCAGACCCAGGGTCATGCCGGCGAGCTGCACCAGCGACAACAGAAAGCCCGCCTGCACCAGCGTGAGTTGCAGGGCGTCGCGCAAAACGGGAATGGCGACCGGCAACTTGCCGATGTGCAGGGCGCAGGAGACGCCCACGGCAAACACGATGGCGGCGGTCCGCCGGGAAGCCGGGTCTTCGCGGGGCGTCATGGCGCGGCGGGACCGGTTCGGCTCAGGGAAAGACCACGGTTCCGAACAGACGCTCGTGTTCCCGGATGGCGAAACGATCGGTCATGCCGGCGATGTAGTCGGCCACGGCGCGCGCGTGCTGCTGGCTGCGGCCATGCGCCTCGGGAAGTTCCTGCGGCGCACTCAGGTAACGGTCGAACAGATCGCTCACCACCTGCCGCGCACGGCCGGTGGTTTCCATCACCTGGGGGTGGCGGTAGAGGTTGCGCAACAGGAAGGTCTTGAGCACCTGCGAACGGTCGCGCATCTCGGGTGAGAACCCCACCAACAAAGGCAGACGGCGTGCAGCATCGGCATCGATCAAACCGTGCTCTTCCAGGCGCAGGCGGGTGTGGTCGATGACGTCGTAGACCTGATCGCTGAGCATCAGGCGGATCGATTCGAACAACAGGCGTCGGCCAGCCAGCGTGGGGTGCGCTTTCAGCGCCTGCTGCCGGTAATGCGCGAACAGGGGCACGTCGTCGAGTTGCTCCAACGTGAGCAAACCCGAGCGCACTCCGTCGTCGATGTCGTGTGCGTTGTAGGCGATCTCATCGGCGAGGTTGCACAGCTGCGCTTCCAGACTCGGCGATCCACCGTTGAGAAATCGGGCCGCCACGCCGTTGGGCTCCTGTCGTTCAAGCCGTTGTGCGTGGGCGCGCGAGCAGTGCTTGAGGATGCCCTCGCGGGTCTCGAAGCACAGGTTCAGTCCGTCAAACGACGGGTACCGCTCCTCAAGCTCGTCCACCACGCGCAAGCTCTGCAAGTTGTGCTCAAAACCGCCGCCGTTCTCCGCCAGGTCACTGGGAGAGAGGGACTGCATGCAGGCGTTCAATGCGTCCTGGCCCGCGTGTCCGAACGGGGTGTGCCCCAGGTCGTGCGCCAGCGCAATGCCTTCCACCAGATCCTCGTTGAGCTGCAGCGACCTCGCAATGCTGCGCCCGAGCTGCGCAACTTCGAGAGAATGGGTCAGGCGGGTGCGGAACAGGTCACCTTCGTGGTTCAGAAACACCTGGGTTTTGTAGACCAGGCGGCGAAATGCCGTGGAATGGATGACACGATCGCGATCACGCTGAAAGGCGGTGCGCGTGGGCGCCTCCGCTTCCGGGTAACGGCGTCCCCGGCTGCGAGCCGGGTCGCACGCATACGCGGCCAGGCCGGGCACCGGTGGCTTCGGCAGCCGCTCCATCAGAGCCGCACGCTGTCAGCGATCACCCGCGCCACCAGCGCATCGGGCGCGCCGCGCACCACCGCGCTGCCCGGGCGGTCCAGCACCACGAACTTGATCTCGCCGGCCTCCGATTTTTTGTCGACCTGCATCAGCGCGAGGTATCGGCCCAGGTTGTCTTGCACATCCAGCACAGGCGCCACCGTGGGCAGTCCCGCCGCTTGCACCAGGCGCGTGAGGCGTTCAACAAAGGCCGCATCCACCCCGCCCAGCCGCTGAGAGAGCCGTGCCGCCATCACCATGCCGCAACCCACGGCTTCGCCATGCAGCCAGGCACCGTAGCCCATCCCCGCCTCGATGGCGTGGCCGAAGGTGTGTCCAAAGTTCAGGATGGCGCGCAGGCCGGCCTCGCGCTCGTCCTGCCCCACCACCCAGGCCTTGATCTCACAGCTGCGTTTGACCGCATGAGCCAGCGCGGCGGGGTCGCGTGCGATGAGCGCATCCATGTTCGCTTCGATCCAGTCGAAGAAGGCCATGTCGGCAATCGGGCCGTATTTGATGACCTCGGCCAGCCCCGCACTGAGTTCGCGGGAGGGCAAGGTGCTGAGCGTATCCAGATCGCACAACACCAGCTGCGGCTGGTAGAAGGCCCCGATCATGTTCTTGCCCAGCGGGTGGTTGATGGCCGTCTTGCCTCCGACCGACGAATCCACCTGCGCCAGCAGCGTGGTCGGCACTTGAACAAACGGCACGCCACGCATGTAGCTGGCCGCGGCAAAGCCCGTCATGTCACCCACGACGCCACCGCCCAGCGC is a genomic window of Hydrogenophaga sp. RAC07 containing:
- a CDS encoding transposase: MARLPRLTVAGYPHHVIQRGNNRQPIVKTDADREVLLELMGENAKKHQVAINAYVLMDNHFHLLLTPETGEGVPLMMQAVGRRYVRYFNDLYQRTGTLWEGRYKSTLIQTDRYLLACMAYLDLNPVRAGIVNDPKQYVWSSHRHFIGQTSDRRVTPHPLVWSLGNTPFAREAAYTELVRAGLAADAQQAITHATLHGWALGDEGFVETLQKQTSRRISEARAGRPPMPPSDGG
- a CDS encoding MFS transporter, encoding MTPREDPASRRTAAIVFAVGVSCALHIGKLPVAIPVLRDALQLTLVQAGFLLSLVQLAGMTLGLAVGLMADRLGPRRVMLIGLVLLGLGSALGAVAPGIEVLLVSRVVEGVGFLLAVLPAPGLLRRRVLHAPTLSRALGWWGAYMPLGTALALLLGGALIGQIGWRWVWLALSLMSLASVVLLARSVAPEKMSAAKGAEAWGPRLRKTLKAPGPWWVALAFFLYSGQWLAVIGFLPSIYAQAGYTAAAVGGFSALAAGINMVGNIGAGRLLARGVRPGVLLASGFCAMGLGSVITFAAAGHPVAQYLAVLVFSGVGGLIPGTLFGLAVVLAPGEDTVSTTVGWMQQFSALGQFIGPPLVAWVATLAGGWQSTWWVTGASSVLGLLLAGRLQAAWHQRGGV
- a CDS encoding deoxyguanosinetriphosphate triphosphohydrolase, with translation MERLPKPPVPGLAAYACDPARSRGRRYPEAEAPTRTAFQRDRDRVIHSTAFRRLVYKTQVFLNHEGDLFRTRLTHSLEVAQLGRSIARSLQLNEDLVEGIALAHDLGHTPFGHAGQDALNACMQSLSPSDLAENGGGFEHNLQSLRVVDELEERYPSFDGLNLCFETREGILKHCSRAHAQRLERQEPNGVAARFLNGGSPSLEAQLCNLADEIAYNAHDIDDGVRSGLLTLEQLDDVPLFAHYRQQALKAHPTLAGRRLLFESIRLMLSDQVYDVIDHTRLRLEEHGLIDADAARRLPLLVGFSPEMRDRSQVLKTFLLRNLYRHPQVMETTGRARQVVSDLFDRYLSAPQELPEAHGRSQQHARAVADYIAGMTDRFAIREHERLFGTVVFP
- the aroB gene encoding 3-dehydroquinate synthase, whose amino-acid sequence is MTTQATFPAHERVSIALGDRSYPIDIGSGLLDAADSFANLPTAHSAMIVTNETVSPLYAQRLERALAPRYPRIHTVCLPDGEAHKNWETLNQIFDALLSQGCDRKTVMFALGGGVVGDMTGFAAASYMRGVPFVQVPTTLLAQVDSSVGGKTAINHPLGKNMIGAFYQPQLVLCDLDTLSTLPSRELSAGLAEVIKYGPIADMAFFDWIEANMDALIARDPAALAHAVKRSCEIKAWVVGQDEREAGLRAILNFGHTFGHAIEAGMGYGAWLHGEAVGCGMVMAARLSQRLGGVDAAFVERLTRLVQAAGLPTVAPVLDVQDNLGRYLALMQVDKKSEAGEIKFVVLDRPGSAVVRGAPDALVARVIADSVRL